The Erythrolamprus reginae isolate rEryReg1 chromosome 3, rEryReg1.hap1, whole genome shotgun sequence genome contains a region encoding:
- the LOC139166020 gene encoding mas-related G-protein coupled receptor member H-like, protein MRAEYSEYTSLLPIMEIEVKPVPFFIIFILIICCIGVPLNGIVIWLLGFQIKRNPFTVLILNLAIADFGFLLFLAISCIYYFIVCMSQGITLFTNFWIHIGWLTRIMYINSLFLLTAISIDRCVCVLFPIWHRCSRPKRLSSAVCAFLWILSVLLEGIQNILNYVFYYDDFLNISLIVTYVLCLPLITASTVILFVKICIKPKQMKRGRLLVMILITLLCFLIFNLPLNIYGFSIAYDRYFYRSFSFNWYMNLGACLNSSVNPIIYYLVGRKKRAQTRESIKVVFQRVFREDEPPESPENATNRVSTLL, encoded by the coding sequence ATGAGAGCAGAGTATTCTGAATATACATCACTTCTACCAATTATGGAGATTGAGGTCAAACCTGTgcctttttttattatatttatattaatcatCTGCTGTATTGGCGTCCCACTAAATGGAATTGTAATCTGGCTACTTGGCTTCCAGATTAAGAGGAACCCTTTCACTGTGTTGATTCTTAATTTGGCTATTGCTGactttggttttcttttatttttggctaTATCTtgcatatattattttatagTCTGTATGTCACAAGGAATTACTTTGTTTACCAATTTTTGGATTCACATAGGTTGGCTCACTCGCATCATGTATATCAATAGTCTCTTTCTTCTGACAGCCATCAGCATTgaccggtgtgtgtgtgtcctcttcccaATCTGGCATCGCTGTTCCCGGCCAAAACGTTTGTCCTCTGCTGTCTGTGCCTTCCTCTGGATCCTCTCTGTCCTCCTGGAAGGAATTCAAAACATTCtgaattatgtattttattatgatgACTTTTTAAATATCTCTTTAATTGTGACTTACGTGCTTTGCCTTCCATTGATCACAGCTTCTACTGTAATCCTATTCGTCAAAATTTGTATTAAACCTAAACAGATGAAACGTGGACGACTGTTAGTGATGATCTTAATTACTCTTCTCTGTTTCCTTATTTTTAATCTTCCATTAAATATTTACGGGTTCTCTATTGCTTATGATAGATATTTTTACCGAAGTTTTTCCTTCAATTGGTACATGAATTTGGGTGCTTGTCTAAACAGCAGTGTTAACCCAATAATCTATTATTTGGTTGGGAGAAAGAAACGAGCTCAGACCAGAGAGAGCATCAAGGTCGTTTTTCAAAGAGTCTTCAGGGAAGATGAACCTCCTGAAAGCCCAGAGAATGCTACAAACAGAGTTTCAACCCTTCTGTAA
- the LOC139165514 gene encoding LOW QUALITY PROTEIN: mas-related G-protein coupled receptor member H-like (The sequence of the model RefSeq protein was modified relative to this genomic sequence to represent the inferred CDS: deleted 1 base in 1 codon) encodes MYTLVITLLIICCIGIPLNGIVIWLLGFQIKRNPFTVLILNLAIADYGLLSFLAIYCICHFIPLVLTSFNYSVVSTFFGITNWLIHIMYINSIFLLTAISIDRCVCVLFPIWHRCSRPKRLSSAICAFFWISSFLLEVIPNILNYLTVYGFSFRLSLIVTSILCLPLITASTVILFIKICLKPKQMKRRRLLVMILITLLCFLIFNLPLNIYGFYDSYFQSLDLNLFIILGASLNSSVNPIIYYLVGRKKRAQTRQSIKVVFQRVFREDEPPESPENATEFQPLCKSIILTCLQCWMSLGCKNVFLDTKI; translated from the exons ATGTATACTCTTGTTATAACACTCTTAATCATCTGCTGTATTGGAATCCCATTAAATGGAATTGTGATCTGGCTACTTGGCTTCCAGATTAAGAGGAACCCTTTCACTGTGTTGATTCTTAATTTGGCTATTGCTGACTATGGACTTCTTTCATTTTTGGCTATATATTGTATTTGTCATTTTATACCTTTAGTGCTAACAAGTTTTAACTATTCTGTCGTATCTACTTTCTTCGGCATCACAAATTGGCTCATTCACATAATGTATATCAATAGTATCTTTCTTCTGACAGCCATCAGCATTgatcggtgtgtgtgtgtccttttcCCAATCTGGCATCGCTGTTCTCGGCCAAAACGTTTGTCCTCTGCTATATGTGCCTTCTTCTGGATCAGCTCTTTCCTCCTGGAAGTAATTCCAAACATTCTGAATTATTTAACTGTTTATGGTTTCTCCTTCCGTCTCTCTTTAATTGTGACTTctattctttgcctcccattGATCACAGCCTCTACTGTGATCCTATTCATCAAAATTTGTCTGAAACCTAAACAGATGAAACGTCGACGACTGTTAGTGATGATCTTAATTACTCTTCTCTGTTTCCTTATTTTTAATCTGCCATTAAATATTTACGGCTTCTATGATtcttat ttccaaagtttggaCTTAAATTTGTTCATAATTCTGGGGGCTTCCCTAAACAGTAGTGTTAATCCAATAATCTATTATCTGGTGGGGAGAAAGAAACGAGCTCAGACCAGACAGAGCATCAAGGTCGTTTTTCAAAGAGTCTTCAGGGAAGATGAACCTCCTGAAAGCCCAGAAAATGCTACAGAGTTTCAACCTCTCTGTAAAAGCATAATTTTAACTTGTCTCCAATGTTGGATGTCACTCGGCTGCAAAAATGTCTTTCTtgatacaaaaatataa
- the LOC139165515 gene encoding mas-related G-protein coupled receptor member H-like: protein MSGFLMTSLIICCIGIPLNGIVIWLLGFQIKRNPFTVLILNLAIADFAFLSVVAIYGIIHFISVLQKYFGTYIFFAITDWLIHTMYINSIFLLTAISIDRCVCVLFPIWHHCSRPKHLSSAICAFVWIGSFLLEGIPNILNYASYYHNSIRLSLIVTSVLCLPLITASTVILFIKICLKPKQMKRRRLLVMILITLLCFLIFNLPLNIYGFHASYRYKRYSFQHHVIMGASLNSSVNPIIYYLVGRKKRAQTRQSIKVVFQRVFREDEPPESPENATNRVPTSL from the coding sequence ATGTCTGGTTTTCTTATGACATCATTAATCATCTGCTGTATTGGGATCCCATTAAATGGAATTGTTATCTGGCTACTTGGCTTCCAGATTAAGAGGAACCCTTTCACTGTGTTGATTCTTAATTTGGCTATTGCTGACTTTGCATTTCTTTCAGTTGTGGCTATATATGGTATTATTCATTTTATATCTGTACTGCAAAAGTATTTTGGTACATATATTTTCTTCGCCATCACAGATTGGCTCATTCACACAATGTATATCAATAGTATCTTTCTTCTGACAGCCATCAGCATTgatcggtgtgtgtgtgtcctcttcccaATCTGGCATCACTGTTCCCGGCCAAAACATTTGTCCTCTGCTATATGTGCCTTCGTCTGGATCGGCTCTTTCCTCCTGGAAGGAATTCCAAACATTCTGAATTATGCATCTTATTATCATAACTCCATCCGTCTCTCTTTAATTGTGACTTCTGTTCTTTGCCTTCCATTGATCACAGCCTCTACTGTGATCCTATTCATCAAAATTTGTCTGAAACCTAAACAGATGAAACGTCGACGACTGTTAGTGATGATCTTAATTACTCTTCTCTGTTTCCTTATTTTTAATCTTCCATTAAATATTTATGGTTTCCATGCTTCTTATCGTTACAAACGCTATTCTTTCCAACATCACGTAATTATGGGTGCTTCCCTAAACAGCAGTGTTAACCCAATAATCTATTATCTGGTTGGGAGAAAGAAACGAGCTCAGACCAGACAGAGCATCAAGGTCGTTTTTCAAAGAGTCTTCCGGGAAGATGAACCTCCTGAAAGCCCAGAAAATGCTACAAACAGAGTTCCAACCTCTCTGTAA
- the LOC139165516 gene encoding mas-related G-protein coupled receptor member H-like, with protein sequence MVIWLLGFQIERNPFTILILNLAIADFGNLVFIATPYLCFFILFDLPRLLNWINTFFLQIMYINGIFLLIAISIDRCVCVLFPIWHRCSRPKHLSSAVCAFLCIFSFLLVGIQIIMVHKFEYGSWQYLHLVIPSVLGLPLITISTLILFVKICSKARQIKRRRMLVMILITLLCFLILTLPLPIFMLMHFLNFLTWGQLHRLQECFNLGACLNSSVNPIIYYLVGRKKRAQTRESIKVVFQRVFREDEPPESTENATNRVSTSL encoded by the coding sequence ATGGTTATCTGGCTACTTGGCTTCCAGATTGAGAGGAACCCTTTCACCATATTGATCCTTAATTTAGCTATTGCTGATTTTGGAAATCTTGTATTTATTGCTACACCTTACCTTTGTTTTTTCATACTATTTGATTTACCAAGACTTCTCAATTGGATCAATACTTTTTTCCTTCaaatcatgtatataaatggTATCTTTCTTCTGATAGCCATCAGCATTgaccggtgtgtgtgtgtccttttcCCAATCTGGCATCGCTGTTCCCGGCCAAAACATTTGTCCTCTGCTGTCTGTGCCTTCCTCTgcattttctctttcctcttggtTGGCATTCAGATTATCATGGTACATAAGTTTGAATATGGTTCCTGGCAGTATCTCCATTTGGTTATTCCTTCTGTGCTTGGCCTTCCATTGATTACAATCTCTACTCTGATCCTATTTGTCAAAATATGTTCTAAAGCTAGACAGATCAAACGTAGACGAATGTTAGTGATGATCTTAATTACTCTTCTCTGTTTCCTTATTCTTACTCTGCCATTACCTATCTTTATGTTAATgcactttttaaactttttaacatGGGGACAATTGCACAGATTACAGGAATGCTTTAATCTGGGCGCTTGTCTAAACAGCAGTGTTAACCCAATAATCTATTATCTGGTGGGGAGAAAGAAACGAGCTCAGACCAGAGAGAGCATCAAGGTCGTTTTTCAAAGAGTCTTCAGGGAAGATGAACCTCCTGAAAGCACAGAGAATGCTACAAATAGAGTTTCAACCTCTTTGTAA